The following proteins are encoded in a genomic region of Chlorogloeopsis sp. ULAP01:
- a CDS encoding ferritin-like domain-containing protein: MAKVAQQMVEQSGIDVKELVEKLVRAAAAEFTTYYYYTILRANAIGIEGEGLKEIIEDARLEDRNHFEALVPRIYELGGELPRDIRDFSNVAACPDAYLPERDRGNGNESTSARVGFTSGGTEEAKQAISEVKQGVEQGNIRPMLQVLVEAERCAIRVYTDICNMTFGKDHRTYELSLAILNEEIEHEAWFSEFLGEGPSGHFRRGAPGESPYTSRFLVVPNGHNGK; the protein is encoded by the coding sequence ATGGCTAAAGTTGCACAGCAAATGGTGGAGCAATCCGGAATTGATGTGAAGGAACTGGTGGAAAAGCTTGTCCGGGCAGCAGCAGCAGAATTTACAACATACTACTATTACACGATTTTGCGAGCCAATGCTATCGGCATTGAAGGTGAGGGATTAAAAGAAATTATTGAGGATGCTCGATTGGAGGATCGCAACCATTTCGAGGCTCTGGTTCCGCGTATTTATGAATTAGGTGGCGAACTACCACGAGACATTCGCGACTTTTCCAATGTGGCTGCTTGTCCTGATGCTTACCTGCCAGAACGCGATCGCGGTAATGGTAATGAAAGTACATCAGCACGAGTTGGCTTTACCAGTGGTGGAACTGAGGAGGCAAAGCAAGCAATCTCTGAGGTTAAGCAGGGAGTGGAACAAGGTAATATTAGGCCGATGTTGCAGGTATTGGTAGAAGCCGAGCGCTGTGCAATCAGGGTTTATACTGATATTTGCAATATGACTTTCGGTAAAGATCATCGTACCTACGAGCTGTCTCTAGCGATCTTGAATGAAGAAATAGAGCATGAAGCTTGGTTTAGCGAGTTTCTCGGTGAGGGGCCATCAGGACACTTCCGTCGAGGCGCACCAGGTGAATCACCTTATACCTCTCGGTTCTTGGTTGTGCCTAATGGTCATAATGGCAAATAA
- a CDS encoding Rieske 2Fe-2S domain-containing protein, whose amino-acid sequence MSYVTLARVEEISPGQTRMVQVGSCLILLVNDLGEFYALQGLCGHQNLPLTGSKVWQGVLDCPWHHFQYDLRTGENLYPKRIYPLNALPKLREQISSLRTYPVQIVDGKVQVRVPESCELG is encoded by the coding sequence GTGTCTTATGTAACATTGGCAAGGGTAGAAGAGATTTCGCCAGGGCAAACACGGATGGTACAGGTAGGATCTTGTCTGATTTTGCTTGTAAATGATTTAGGTGAATTCTACGCCTTACAGGGTTTGTGCGGACACCAAAATTTACCACTAACAGGAAGTAAGGTTTGGCAAGGAGTACTGGATTGCCCTTGGCATCATTTTCAGTATGACCTCCGCACGGGAGAGAATCTCTACCCCAAACGCATCTACCCGCTCAATGCTCTCCCTAAACTAAGAGAGCAAATCTCCTCCCTGCGTACCTATCCTGTACAAATAGTTGATGGAAAAGTGCAAGTGAGGGTGCCGGAAAGCTGTGAGCTAGGCTAA
- a CDS encoding pentapeptide repeat-containing protein, protein MDAQDLLRRYAVGERDFHTADLRGAQLREVDLSGVVLKKAILCEVDLSGANLVGADLNGVVLQQANLNGTRLNESHLVGADLYKANLTNADLNGVILWRAALEQAILSEANLSRANLDDANLIGANLSKANLRGAKLSKANLSQTNLTEANLCRATLIETKLIVADLRGANLELANLTKANLIEADLSRVNLEGANLSGANLSRVNLSGANLTGANLHRANLIEAKLILTGLRGANLERAELTKANLTEADLSWARLNGVNLSGAYLRRAILTDVDLNSAILRGADLAEAKLDQVEMNNLDLSWVTMPNGAVYF, encoded by the coding sequence ATGGATGCCCAAGATCTTCTGAGGCGCTATGCTGTTGGAGAAAGGGATTTTCACACAGCAGATTTGCGTGGAGCACAGCTGCGGGAAGTAGATCTGAGTGGAGTAGTTCTGAAAAAGGCTATCTTGTGTGAAGTAGATCTAAGTGGAGCAAACTTAGTCGGGGCAGATCTAAATGGGGTAGTTTTACAGCAAGCTAACCTCAATGGAACACGTTTAAATGAGTCTCACTTGGTTGGGGCAGACTTATATAAAGCAAATCTCACTAATGCAGATCTAAACGGAGTTATTTTGTGGAGGGCAGCGTTAGAGCAAGCCATCTTGTCTGAGGCTAATCTGAGTAGGGCAAATTTGGATGATGCGAATCTGATTGGGGCTAACTTGAGTAAAGCAAACTTAAGGGGAGCAAAGTTAAGTAAAGCAAACCTAAGCCAGACAAATCTAACCGAGGCAAATCTTTGTCGAGCAACTCTGATTGAGACGAAATTGATTGTGGCTGATTTGCGTGGAGCAAATTTAGAGTTGGCAAATCTAACTAAAGCAAACCTCATAGAGGCAGACTTAAGTCGAGTTAACTTAGAGGGTGCTAACTTGAGTGGAGCAAACCTTAGTCGGGTGAACCTAAGTGGAGCAAATTTAACTGGAGCAAATTTGCACAGAGCAAACTTAATTGAAGCAAAATTGATTTTGACTGGGTTACGTGGAGCAAACTTGGAACGAGCAGAGCTGACTAAGGCAAACTTAACTGAGGCAGATCTGAGTTGGGCGCGTTTGAATGGCGTCAACTTGAGTGGGGCATACTTGCGTAGAGCAATTCTTACAGATGTAGATTTGAATTCAGCGATTCTGCGTGGTGCTGACTTAGCTGAGGCAAAACTGGATCAAGTTGAGATGAATAACTTAGATCTAAGTTGGGTAACAATGCCTAATGGAGCAGTTTACTTTTGA
- a CDS encoding protein-glutamate O-methyltransferase CheR, which produces MKQATGVSIPDFNYLRQLVQDHSAVVLYADKTYLAELHLQPIAESTGFASITDLIAYLRTQPFSSLHIQVIEALVTNETSFFRDIYPFEALRRFVLPELVKTRAIERSLNIWCAACSNGQEPYSIAMLIREHFPMLASWSVRLIASDFSNKVLARARQGIYNQLEIQRGLPKSLRDRYFEKQECEWQIKDEIRQIVEFHQINLVQPWPSLPNIDVIFLRNALIYFDLATKKHLLKQVKQQLRPDGYLFLGSGETTINLDESFERVQLDKSIYYRLHNKI; this is translated from the coding sequence ATGAAGCAGGCTACAGGTGTGAGCATTCCTGATTTTAACTATCTTCGTCAATTAGTTCAAGATCATTCAGCCGTTGTATTGTATGCCGATAAAACTTATTTGGCAGAGCTACATTTACAGCCAATTGCAGAATCGACAGGATTTGCTTCTATTACTGATTTGATTGCTTACCTGCGAACTCAGCCTTTTAGTAGTCTTCACATTCAGGTGATTGAGGCACTAGTTACTAATGAAACATCATTCTTCCGTGATATTTACCCCTTTGAAGCACTGAGACGATTTGTGTTACCAGAGCTAGTTAAAACACGAGCAATAGAGCGATCGCTAAATATATGGTGTGCTGCTTGCTCCAATGGACAAGAACCTTACAGTATCGCCATGTTGATTCGCGAACATTTTCCCATGCTTGCTAGTTGGTCTGTACGGCTGATTGCCAGTGACTTTTCTAACAAAGTATTAGCGCGTGCGCGTCAGGGAATTTACAACCAACTTGAAATTCAGCGCGGGCTACCTAAATCTTTGCGCGATCGCTATTTTGAGAAACAAGAATGTGAATGGCAAATTAAGGACGAGATCCGCCAGATAGTTGAATTTCATCAGATTAATCTTGTCCAACCTTGGCCATCTTTACCTAATATCGATGTTATCTTTTTACGTAATGCTCTAATTTATTTTGATCTAGCGACCAAAAAACATTTACTGAAACAAGTAAAGCAGCAATTAAGACCTGATGGCTACTTGTTTCTCGGTAGTGGTGAAACAACCATTAATCTTGATGAGTCATTTGAGCGGGTTCAATTGGACAAAAGTATTTATTATCGATTACACAATAAAATTTAA
- a CDS encoding chemotaxis response regulator protein-glutamate methylesterase produces the protein MPKIRVLVVDDAVVVRSRVSKILSGDPELEVVGVAANGSIALAKIPHLNPDVVLLDVEMPQMNGLETLAALRKIYPHLPVIMFSTSTRTGAIATLEALSLGASDYATKPNNLGSTEATNQYIREDLIPKIKVFAAKTTAFPKPTTITDQVFPPVPTRRKQVDIVAIGVSTGGPNALATILPELPVDLPVPILIVQHMPVMFTKLLAERLSAKCQIPVDEAVSGVAIKPGHAWIAPGNFHMVVQQDGTTVRLATHQEPPENSCRPSVDVLLRSVAKVYGAGAIAVILTGMGQDGLHGSQCIREAGGQVLAQDEASSVVWGMPGFVVNAGLADQVVGLEQMAGEIIRRIFSNRVSI, from the coding sequence ATGCCAAAAATCCGGGTACTTGTTGTAGATGATGCGGTGGTGGTTCGCAGTCGAGTCAGTAAAATTCTGTCTGGCGATCCAGAATTAGAGGTGGTAGGAGTTGCTGCCAACGGTTCTATTGCCCTTGCCAAGATTCCTCATCTCAATCCCGATGTTGTCCTCTTAGATGTCGAGATGCCGCAAATGAACGGTTTAGAAACCCTTGCCGCGCTCCGAAAAATTTATCCACACTTGCCTGTGATTATGTTTAGTACTTCGACACGCACCGGGGCGATCGCCACACTCGAAGCTCTATCTTTGGGTGCTTCAGATTATGCAACAAAACCGAATAATCTAGGAAGTACAGAAGCCACAAACCAATATATCCGCGAAGACTTGATCCCAAAAATCAAGGTATTTGCTGCGAAAACTACTGCGTTTCCAAAGCCAACCACGATTACCGATCAAGTTTTTCCTCCCGTACCTACCAGGAGAAAGCAAGTAGATATTGTTGCTATAGGGGTTTCTACCGGGGGGCCTAATGCCCTTGCGACAATTCTTCCTGAACTGCCCGTCGATTTACCGGTTCCAATCCTAATTGTGCAGCATATGCCCGTAATGTTTACCAAATTATTAGCTGAACGATTATCTGCTAAATGCCAAATTCCAGTGGATGAAGCGGTTTCCGGAGTAGCGATAAAACCTGGACACGCCTGGATTGCACCGGGGAATTTTCACATGGTTGTGCAACAAGACGGAACGACAGTTCGACTTGCCACGCACCAAGAACCTCCGGAAAATTCCTGTCGTCCTTCCGTAGATGTTCTGTTGCGATCAGTTGCAAAAGTGTATGGTGCTGGTGCGATCGCAGTCATACTCACCGGAATGGGACAAGATGGATTGCATGGCAGCCAATGCATCCGCGAGGCAGGTGGACAGGTGCTTGCCCAAGACGAAGCTAGTAGTGTGGTATGGGGAATGCCTGGTTTTGTAGTTAATGCCGGACTTGCCGATCAAGTTGTTGGACTTGAACAAATGGCAGGTGAAATTATACGTCGAATCTTTTCTAACCGAGTTTCTATTTAA
- a CDS encoding HAMP domain-containing methyl-accepting chemotaxis protein has protein sequence MATSRTGKTTNSKSSSENNADPLETNDSATPVQLQPLLAAMKAARNGDFTVRLPVENNGLGEIATVFNEWVSLNQSFANEVNRFAAKVGAEGKLGSQAVVKGIGGSWKELLDNLNRMSSQLSKQIQSINEVTLAVAQGNLSKHIEAGNAGEFKQLTNNANQMINNLKSSIRQMAEVATAVASSSEELTAVSKEMTDNAKQTAAQATSASASAEQVNQNTSTVVTAVEEMNASIREIAKTVAQGAKVATEAVKTADRTNETIDKLGQSSVEIGKVIKVITSIAGQTNLLALNATIEAARAGDAGRGFAVVANEVKELAKQTANATEDISQRIEAIQTDTKSAIQAITQITDIINQINDLQSTIASAIEEQTATTNEIARNIAEAAKGTSDIAKNIGFVALNAQSTTTGASNTSQAATELARMAADLQKAVNKFKY, from the coding sequence ATGGCTACATCTCGAACTGGGAAAACAACTAACTCTAAATCTTCGTCGGAAAATAATGCAGATCCATTAGAAACGAATGATAGTGCTACGCCAGTGCAACTGCAACCTTTACTAGCAGCAATGAAAGCAGCAAGAAATGGTGATTTTACTGTTCGTTTACCAGTCGAGAACAATGGATTGGGTGAAATTGCTACAGTTTTTAATGAATGGGTGAGTTTGAATCAAAGCTTTGCTAACGAAGTTAATCGCTTTGCTGCCAAGGTTGGTGCGGAAGGAAAGCTTGGTTCTCAAGCAGTTGTCAAAGGAATTGGAGGTTCTTGGAAAGAATTACTCGACAACTTAAACCGGATGTCTTCACAACTCTCTAAGCAGATCCAAAGTATAAATGAAGTCACCCTTGCCGTTGCTCAGGGAAATTTGTCCAAGCACATCGAGGCAGGTAATGCTGGAGAGTTTAAGCAACTCACAAATAATGCTAATCAGATGATTAATAATCTGAAATCTTCCATTAGACAAATGGCAGAGGTGGCGACGGCTGTTGCGTCTTCTTCAGAAGAACTAACCGCAGTCAGCAAAGAAATGACAGACAATGCCAAACAAACAGCAGCACAGGCAACCTCCGCATCTGCCTCAGCGGAGCAGGTGAATCAGAATACTAGTACAGTTGTCACTGCGGTGGAAGAGATGAATGCCAGCATTCGAGAAATTGCGAAAACAGTCGCCCAAGGTGCAAAAGTCGCGACTGAGGCAGTTAAAACCGCCGATCGCACCAACGAAACGATTGACAAACTAGGTCAAAGTAGTGTTGAAATTGGCAAAGTGATTAAAGTTATTACCTCGATCGCAGGGCAAACAAATTTACTCGCACTCAATGCCACAATTGAGGCAGCAAGAGCAGGAGATGCAGGTAGGGGATTTGCCGTAGTCGCCAACGAGGTGAAGGAATTAGCCAAACAAACAGCAAATGCAACCGAAGATATTAGCCAACGAATAGAAGCGATTCAGACTGATACAAAAAGTGCCATTCAAGCCATTACTCAAATTACTGACATTATCAACCAAATTAACGACTTGCAAAGTACGATCGCTAGCGCTATTGAAGAACAAACAGCAACTACAAATGAAATCGCTCGAAATATCGCTGAAGCAGCTAAAGGAACCTCAGATATTGCCAAAAATATCGGGTTTGTGGCGCTGAATGCTCAAAGTACAACAACTGGAGCTAGTAATACATCCCAGGCAGCCACAGAGTTAGCGCGGATGGCAGCGGATTTGCAAAAAGCTGTTAATAAATTTAAATATTAA
- a CDS encoding chemotaxis protein CheW, which produces MAKRQFCTFFLGGFYFGIDVQHVQEVIHPQKMTRVPLAPSDICGLINLRGQILTVIDLQQRLEMGNSAINEAQGFNIVVCSNDEIVSLLVDDVGDVLEFPENTFQLPPATLKGRMRQMLAGAYPLKEGFVLVLDTEKILDVNFKSVNREQ; this is translated from the coding sequence ATGGCTAAACGACAATTTTGCACTTTTTTTCTGGGTGGATTTTACTTTGGCATCGATGTACAACACGTTCAAGAAGTGATTCATCCCCAAAAGATGACTCGTGTACCTTTGGCACCATCAGATATTTGTGGATTAATTAACTTGCGTGGACAAATTTTAACTGTCATCGATTTACAGCAGCGTTTAGAGATGGGCAACTCAGCAATAAATGAAGCACAGGGATTTAATATCGTTGTATGTTCTAACGATGAAATAGTCAGTTTACTCGTCGATGATGTTGGAGATGTCTTAGAGTTTCCAGAGAACACCTTTCAACTACCACCCGCAACGTTAAAAGGTAGAATGCGTCAAATGCTAGCTGGAGCTTACCCACTTAAAGAGGGGTTTGTGCTAGTTCTAGACACTGAAAAAATTTTAGACGTTAATTTTAAATCAGTGAATAGAGAACAATAA
- a CDS encoding chemotaxis protein CheA: MELAEIDDDIEAFLVESYENLDQIEQDIIDLEKASTHEQSLNRIYRSLHTLKGNCGFLPFPKLESLAHAGETLLSSLRDGTNQSFDGDRKLAVTPEIVTTLLQTVDTIRQILSEIKATKREGNKDYSALIETLTQLQQTEQKVTVSQSPLPVVNTQVQQINSQLPEASALIGSESSHIRVSVALLDQMMNLVGEMVLARNQVMEFSTKFKDHNFVNLCQRLNLITTQLQEGVMKTRLQPISTIWQKFPRVIRDLAIASNKQIEVEMEGEDTELDKSIIEAIKDPLTHLIRNCIDHGIELPAERTACGKSTSGRLLLKAFHESGKVNIEISDDGRGLDPARLKGQAQELGLVSAGQAAAMSELAAMNLIFLPGFSTAKQVTNLSGRGVGMDIVKGNLEKINGSIEIYSQQGQGTTFKIRIPLTLTIIPALIVTSGGDRYAIPQTSLQELVRLEAQALNTIEMLYDVPVYRLRGKVVPLVYLNQQLQIQNNVTNSQTLHLVIVQADNCQFGLVVETIEDIQDIVVKPLGTQLKALSVFAGATILGDGAVALIIDIVGLANHASITVKQKQLSAATAANIQAQTSDRQMILLFQGPQGARMGIPAAIALRLEEIPDSAVERVGDGYVMQSYGKILPLIDLHRVFSDQQHPNDDNFGAIAPTLQIVIVSLHSELIVGLVVDRILDIVEESITIKGTPSRAGVLFCAVIQDQITEILDIETVIRIANPYLLQVAAHG, from the coding sequence ATGGAGTTAGCAGAAATTGACGATGATATAGAGGCATTTCTAGTTGAAAGTTATGAAAATCTAGATCAAATTGAACAAGATATTATTGATTTAGAAAAAGCATCTACTCATGAACAATCGCTAAATCGCATTTATCGCTCACTCCATACATTGAAAGGAAACTGTGGCTTTTTACCGTTTCCGAAGCTGGAATCGCTTGCCCATGCAGGAGAGACTTTGCTGAGTAGTTTGCGCGATGGTACCAACCAGTCGTTTGATGGCGATCGCAAGCTCGCGGTAACTCCTGAAATCGTCACTACCCTACTGCAAACAGTAGATACTATCCGGCAGATTTTGTCTGAGATTAAAGCTACAAAACGTGAGGGCAATAAAGATTATTCTGCACTAATCGAGACTTTGACTCAATTACAACAGACTGAACAAAAAGTAACAGTCTCTCAATCGCCTTTACCTGTTGTTAATACTCAAGTACAACAGATTAATAGCCAGTTACCAGAAGCTTCAGCCTTAATTGGCTCAGAATCTTCTCATATTAGAGTTAGTGTTGCTTTACTAGATCAGATGATGAACCTGGTGGGTGAAATGGTTTTAGCCCGTAACCAGGTGATGGAATTTAGTACAAAGTTTAAAGATCATAACTTTGTTAATCTTTGCCAGCGCCTGAACCTAATTACAACCCAGTTGCAGGAAGGAGTGATGAAAACTCGACTGCAACCAATTAGTACGATTTGGCAAAAATTCCCTCGCGTGATTCGTGATTTGGCGATCGCCTCAAATAAACAAATTGAAGTGGAAATGGAGGGGGAAGATACTGAACTAGATAAAAGTATTATTGAAGCTATTAAAGATCCCTTAACTCATTTAATCCGCAACTGTATCGATCATGGCATTGAATTACCAGCCGAGCGGACAGCTTGTGGTAAATCAACCTCAGGCAGGCTATTGCTCAAAGCCTTTCATGAAAGCGGCAAAGTCAATATTGAAATCAGCGATGATGGGCGCGGTTTAGATCCAGCTCGGCTCAAAGGGCAAGCGCAGGAACTTGGCTTAGTGAGTGCTGGGCAGGCGGCGGCAATGAGCGAATTGGCAGCGATGAACTTAATTTTTTTACCTGGCTTCTCTACTGCTAAACAGGTTACTAACCTTTCAGGGCGGGGAGTAGGGATGGATATTGTCAAGGGCAATCTTGAGAAAATTAACGGCAGTATTGAAATTTACAGCCAGCAAGGACAAGGAACAACCTTTAAAATTAGGATTCCGCTCACATTGACAATTATTCCGGCATTAATTGTCACTAGTGGAGGCGATCGCTATGCCATTCCCCAAACGAGTTTGCAAGAGCTTGTGCGTCTCGAAGCACAAGCACTCAACACTATTGAGATGCTTTACGACGTACCCGTGTATCGGTTGCGGGGCAAAGTTGTGCCATTAGTTTACCTCAATCAACAGTTACAGATCCAAAACAATGTCACCAACTCCCAAACCCTTCATCTTGTAATAGTTCAAGCTGATAATTGTCAATTTGGGCTAGTTGTTGAGACGATTGAAGACATCCAAGACATTGTCGTTAAACCTCTTGGCACACAGTTGAAGGCGCTATCTGTATTTGCAGGAGCTACAATTCTCGGCGATGGCGCGGTGGCATTAATTATTGATATTGTCGGTTTGGCAAACCACGCTAGTATCACTGTAAAACAAAAGCAACTATCAGCAGCTACAGCCGCGAATATCCAAGCCCAAACAAGCGATCGCCAAATGATTTTACTATTTCAGGGGCCACAAGGCGCACGTATGGGCATTCCAGCAGCGATCGCCTTACGACTCGAAGAAATTCCTGATTCTGCTGTAGAGCGAGTGGGTGATGGGTATGTGATGCAATCTTACGGTAAGATTTTGCCGCTTATCGATTTGCACAGAGTATTTTCTGATCAGCAGCATCCCAATGATGATAATTTTGGAGCGATCGCACCAACTCTACAGATAGTGATTGTCTCTCTCCACTCAGAATTAATTGTGGGGCTAGTGGTTGATCGCATTCTCGACATTGTGGAAGAGTCAATAACAATTAAAGGAACTCCATCTAGAGCAGGCGTACTTTTCTGTGCTGTGATTCAAGATCAAATTACAGAAATTCTTGACATTGAAACCGTGATTCGGATTGCCAACCCTTATTTGCTGCAAGTGGCTGCTCATGGCTAA
- a CDS encoding response regulator: MALVLIIDDAAFSRRMIRKFLQGDGYEILEATNGREGLEIVHNHKPNCVLADLLMPDMNGFEFLQALQDEGLKIPTIIISADIQDGSRTQSYNLGAANFINKPPKEKELREAVQQVINSKE, translated from the coding sequence ATGGCATTGGTACTGATTATCGATGATGCAGCCTTTTCTCGCCGGATGATCCGTAAGTTTCTGCAAGGCGATGGCTACGAAATTCTAGAAGCAACTAACGGACGCGAGGGATTAGAAATAGTTCACAACCACAAGCCCAATTGCGTGTTAGCGGATTTGTTAATGCCCGATATGAATGGGTTTGAATTCCTTCAAGCTCTCCAAGATGAAGGATTAAAAATTCCCACAATCATTATCTCAGCTGATATCCAAGATGGCTCTCGCACTCAAAGTTATAATTTGGGAGCAGCGAACTTTATTAATAAACCACCGAAAGAAAAAGAATTGCGAGAGGCAGTTCAGCAAGTTATTAATTCCAAGGAATAA
- a CDS encoding chemotaxis protein CheC: MNVTIDQLDALQELINIGVGRAASLLNEMVDSHIHLEIPSVKVLTALDAYQELVTRFHNDSLATVKLGFTGSFYGNAGLIFPTESASTLVALLTGEEVGSPDLDEVKIGTLSEIGNIVINGVMGSISNVLKQHMNYTLPVYLEDTIDNLLLSAHASNSKILLAQARFTIQQLEIIGDIILVFEVGTFDALINAINEQMGVL, encoded by the coding sequence ATGAATGTGACAATAGACCAACTAGACGCGCTACAAGAATTAATTAATATTGGTGTCGGTCGAGCAGCAAGTCTACTGAATGAGATGGTAGATTCTCATATTCATCTAGAAATTCCATCGGTGAAAGTATTAACTGCTTTAGATGCTTATCAAGAATTAGTAACACGATTTCATAACGATAGTTTAGCAACAGTAAAGCTAGGTTTTACTGGCTCTTTTTATGGTAATGCTGGCTTAATTTTCCCGACAGAAAGCGCGTCAACATTAGTCGCGCTCTTAACTGGTGAAGAAGTAGGATCACCAGATTTAGATGAAGTTAAAATTGGAACTCTGAGCGAAATTGGTAATATTGTTATCAATGGAGTGATGGGTTCAATCAGCAATGTGCTCAAGCAGCACATGAACTATACTTTGCCAGTTTATTTAGAAGATACGATTGATAACTTATTGTTGTCAGCTCATGCGAGTAACTCTAAGATTTTACTTGCACAAGCACGCTTTACAATTCAACAGTTAGAAATTATCGGAGATATCATTTTAGTCTTCGAGGTAGGTACATTCGATGCATTGATTAATGCTATTAACGAGCAGATGGGAGTACTATGA